CCACCGGACCCGGTCTCCGGGATAAAGGCCCATTACTTGCTGGCCCCGTCGAACGCGGCATTGATGTAGGCCACGACGTCTGTTTCCCGGAACATCCTTCGGTTTCCAATAAGTGCAGATGCCGGTGCGGTGCCCACGTGGATCATCCAGCGCAACGATGCTGGCGTCTTGCGCAACATCTGCGCCACCTCCTCCAACGTCAGCAGCTTTGCGACGACAGCTGCTGCCATGAGTTGACTCATTCCGTTCTCCAATTGTCAGCGTTGGCAACCCTTGTCGGTGCGAACAATTTAACGATAGGTGTTGGCAGAGTTGCTGTCAAGCGCATACGATGTTCACCATGCAACAAACACCTGCGGGACCACCCACACAAGAGCAGAACTTTGGCCAAGCAGTCTCCGGCATGAGAGATGTGAGG
This region of Arthrobacter alpinus genomic DNA includes:
- a CDS encoding helix-turn-helix domain-containing protein is translated as MSQLMAAAVVAKLLTLEEVAQMLRKTPASLRWMIHVGTAPASALIGNRRMFRETDVVAYINAAFDGASK